TCGCCACCGGCAGCTACCAGCTGGCCGAGCTGCGCCGCGCCGCCGTTCGTCTGAGCGAGGCGGGGCGCGCCTGGCGTCTGATTTACTTGCAGGAACCGGGGCGCTTCCGTGCGCCGCGCGATACCTGGGAAGCACAGGTGGTGGCGCCGCAGTCGCTGGTGGAAACGCTGTTCCCGGCCGGCTGCAAGCGCCTGCTGCTGACCCACATGCGCGGCGAGGTGGCGCGGGGTCACCTGTGGCCGATCCTGGCCCAGGCCGAGCGCTGCGCGTGCTGGGCTATCGCAACCGCGGCGGCACCCTGGACGAGGCGGGCATGCTGTTCGCCAATGCCTGCAGCTGGGCGCACGTGTTGCGCGCGGCGAGCCGCCTGCTGGGGCTGCCGCCGTCGGCCCTGTTGCGCGGCGAGGAGCTGGCCGCGGTGGAGGGCAGGGGCGACCCGCACTGCCTGCGCTGAGGGTCATGGACGGGAGGGGCAGGTATGCCCAAGTTGACGCTGGAGCTGGACCTGGAGCTGTATCGTCTGCTGGTGCAGGCCGCACGGAGCAATGGGCTGAGTCTGGAGGACGAGTGCCTGCGGCGCCTCGAGGGTGGCGTGCGCCGCTCGCGCTACATGGAGGCGCTGCTCGCCGAGCTGCGCGCCGACGACGAGCAGCGCCGCGCCGGCGAGAGCTGAACGCTACTGCAGGCCGCAGTCGGCCTTGGCGAAGCGCTCGTCGGCTACCGGCTGGTTGCCCGGGTATTCGCTGAACTGGTAGCGCAGCACGGCGCCCCGGCTGAGCAGCTGGCGGTAGCCGGGGTTGCCGCAGACGCTGGCGGCCAGCTGCTCGCGCACGCTGGCCGGGTTGGCGCGCATCTGCTCGGCATGGGCCGTGCGCACGCTGAGCTGGTTGATCAGCATGCCGCCCTCCACCGTGTAGCCCTGGTCGAGGATGTCGGCATTGATCGCCCGTGGCGTGCCGACATTGCTCTGCTTGGCCACTTCCTCAAGCATCAGGTTCAGCTCGTACTCGCCCAGCGAGGTGGCCTGGGTGGCGGGCAGGAACAGGGCGAGAGCGAGCAGGGTGACGAGACGCGGCATGGGGATCTCCAGAAGGTGCGGTGCGGCCTTCGACCGCTTGGCGTCGGTCGGGTTCGCCGGTGTTCCATCTTACCCAGTGGCAGAGGCAAGGGTAGACTGCGCCCCTTTTACCCGGAGTCCGTCATGAGCCATGCCGTCGCCCGCCTGCGTGCCGAGCGCCTGGCGCGCAGCCTCAAGCCCTTCGTGTCGCGGGGGTCGCGCTCCGAGCGCTGCCCGGACTGCCGGGTCATCCCCAGCTACTGCCTGTGTGCCTGGCGTCCGCGGGTCGAGGCGCGGGCGGCGATGTGCCTGCTGATGTACGACGTGGAGGCGCTCAAGCCGAGCAATACCGGCTGGCTGATCGCCGACCTGGTGGCCGATACCCACGCCTTCGGCTGGCAGCGCACCGCAGTCGACCCACACCTGCTGG
This DNA window, taken from Pseudomonas alcaligenes, encodes the following:
- a CDS encoding quorum-sensing-regulated virulence factor family protein, coding for MPRLVTLLALALFLPATQATSLGEYELNLMLEEVAKQSNVGTPRAINADILDQGYTVEGGMLINQLSVRTAHAEQMRANPASVREQLAASVCGNPGYRQLLSRGAVLRYQFSEYPGNQPVADERFAKADCGLQ